A part of Fimbriiglobus ruber genomic DNA contains:
- a CDS encoding PAS domain-containing sensor histidine kinase: MSLDQELLHPPGEWIQAALAGIGAATIVTDALGRVRFMNSVAEFMTGWSQGETRGQPLAVVFRIENETTRLSVTDPVADVLVAGTAIALSDHTVLIARNGTELRIDHGAAPVRDAAGSVVGAVVIFCDVSERQRLVQGVEDARAFAEGIVQTVREPLVVLDAGLRVRTANRSFYRTFRVTPSETEGEFFFELGNRQWDIPRLRELLEQILPRDSHFDDFAVEYEFEGLGFRSMVLNARCLPAAGRRPALILLAIEDATERRRAAEALTLSETRYRRLFETAQDGILLVAPDTRRIFDANPFLTDLLGASRTDLVGKELWEIGLFRDIESNKGAFRTLQEKGYIRYDDLPLRTHDDRSIEVEFVSNVYNVGDTRVIQCNIRDVTDRKLAEDALRAAHAGLELRVMERTAELAQSNATLKEEIARREVAESEQRALQQQLTTVQEDERRRIARELHDQMGQHLTALGLGLKVVKDATPDPSPERDRLQRLQSMTDTIGREVHHLALELRPTALDDFGLQAALANYAEGWSERSGIEVDFHGPGPDDERLPPPVETALYRVIQEALTNILKHAAARRVSVVLQRSPGQISAVVEDDGRGFDADSVAEHRLGILGMRERVALVGGTLTVESGSRPGTTVIARIPLQASDRRRPQ; this comes from the coding sequence ATGTCCTTAGACCAGGAATTACTGCACCCGCCTGGAGAATGGATCCAGGCCGCGCTGGCTGGCATCGGTGCCGCGACCATCGTCACCGACGCCCTCGGGCGGGTCCGTTTCATGAACTCGGTGGCCGAGTTCATGACCGGGTGGTCGCAGGGCGAGACCAGGGGCCAACCCCTCGCAGTCGTCTTCCGGATCGAAAACGAGACCACCCGCCTTTCGGTCACTGACCCCGTGGCCGATGTCCTCGTCGCCGGAACGGCCATCGCCCTGTCTGATCACACCGTCCTGATCGCCCGGAACGGGACCGAGTTGCGCATCGACCACGGGGCCGCCCCGGTCCGGGACGCCGCGGGCTCCGTCGTCGGGGCGGTCGTGATCTTCTGCGATGTCAGCGAACGCCAGCGGCTCGTGCAAGGGGTGGAAGACGCGCGGGCGTTCGCCGAGGGAATCGTCCAGACGGTCCGCGAGCCCCTCGTGGTTCTCGACGCGGGGCTGCGAGTGAGGACCGCCAACCGGTCGTTTTACCGAACGTTCCGCGTGACCCCGTCGGAGACCGAGGGCGAGTTCTTCTTTGAACTCGGGAACCGCCAGTGGGACATCCCGCGGTTACGCGAGTTGCTCGAGCAAATCCTCCCGCGCGACAGCCACTTCGACGACTTCGCGGTGGAGTACGAGTTCGAGGGCCTCGGCTTCCGGTCGATGGTCTTGAACGCCCGGTGCCTCCCCGCAGCCGGCCGGCGACCCGCCCTCATTCTGCTGGCGATCGAGGACGCGACCGAGCGGCGCCGGGCGGCCGAGGCCTTGACACTCTCCGAGACCCGTTACCGCCGCCTCTTCGAGACGGCCCAGGACGGCATCCTGCTCGTCGCCCCGGACACCCGCCGCATCTTCGACGCGAACCCGTTTCTCACCGACCTCCTCGGAGCCTCCCGGACCGATCTGGTTGGGAAAGAACTCTGGGAGATCGGCCTGTTCCGCGACATCGAATCCAACAAGGGGGCGTTCCGGACGCTCCAGGAGAAGGGATACATCCGGTACGACGACCTGCCGCTCCGGACGCACGACGACCGGAGCATCGAGGTCGAGTTTGTCAGCAACGTCTACAACGTCGGCGACACCCGGGTCATCCAGTGCAACATCCGGGACGTGACCGATCGTAAGCTGGCCGAGGACGCCCTCCGGGCGGCGCACGCGGGGTTGGAACTCCGGGTCATGGAACGAACGGCCGAACTGGCCCAGTCGAACGCGACGCTGAAGGAGGAGATCGCGCGCCGGGAAGTCGCGGAGTCGGAGCAGCGGGCCCTCCAGCAGCAACTGACGACCGTCCAGGAAGACGAGCGGCGGCGGATCGCCCGCGAACTGCACGACCAAATGGGCCAGCACCTGACCGCGCTCGGGCTCGGGCTGAAGGTCGTCAAGGACGCGACCCCGGACCCGTCGCCCGAGCGGGACCGGCTCCAGCGCCTGCAGTCCATGACTGATACCATCGGCCGGGAGGTTCACCACCTGGCCCTCGAACTCCGGCCCACCGCGCTCGACGATTTCGGCCTCCAGGCCGCGCTGGCGAACTACGCCGAGGGGTGGTCGGAGCGGTCCGGGATCGAGGTCGATTTTCACGGCCCCGGCCCGGACGACGAGAGGTTGCCGCCGCCGGTCGAGACGGCTCTGTACCGGGTCATCCAGGAAGCACTCACGAACATTCTCAAGCACGCCGCCGCCCGGCGAGTCAGCGTGGTGCTCCAGCGGTCGCCGGGCCAGATCTCGGCCGTGGTCGAGGACGACGGCCGGGGATTCGACGCCGATTCGGTCGCCGAGCACCGGCTGGGTATCCTCGGCATGCGGGAGCGGGTGGCATTGGTCGGCGGGACTCTGACGGTCGAATCGGGTTCCCGCCCCGGCACCACGGTGATCGCCCGAATTCCACTCCAGGCGAGCGACCGGCGGAGGCCGCAATGA
- a CDS encoding pyridoxamine 5'-phosphate oxidase family protein — MIREISRQECLQVLSGTRLARLACARENQPYIVPVYLVYDEASGYLYGYTTPGQKVEWMRANPLVCVEVDLVTAYDRWVSIIAFGRYEELPEGPGSDDAMLRAPERPRQTAEVMPALSVDHGESRFGDGTRDEERERAWQILSTNPFWGEPALAAWKARAHRDPAEPFASVYYRIRIDRVTGHEATRDAVNAISDTGPAPPAPAAASRDRQQKAITRAFGDKSEAIGPTS, encoded by the coding sequence ATGATCCGCGAAATCAGCAGGCAGGAATGCTTACAAGTGCTTTCCGGAACGCGGCTGGCCCGACTGGCCTGTGCGCGTGAGAACCAGCCGTACATCGTCCCCGTCTACCTCGTCTACGACGAAGCCTCCGGGTACCTCTACGGCTACACCACCCCCGGTCAGAAGGTCGAGTGGATGCGGGCCAATCCACTCGTTTGCGTCGAGGTGGACCTGGTCACGGCTTACGACAGGTGGGTCAGCATCATTGCGTTCGGCCGGTACGAAGAGTTGCCCGAGGGTCCGGGGAGCGACGACGCGATGCTCCGGGCTCCGGAACGCCCGCGGCAGACAGCCGAAGTCATGCCCGCCTTGTCCGTCGACCACGGCGAGAGCCGATTCGGGGACGGGACACGCGACGAGGAGCGGGAGCGGGCGTGGCAAATCCTGAGCACAAATCCTTTCTGGGGTGAGCCGGCCCTCGCCGCCTGGAAAGCCCGCGCCCACCGCGACCCGGCCGAGCCGTTCGCTTCTGTCTACTACCGGATCCGGATCGACCGCGTCACGGGTCACGAGGCCACCCGGGATGCCGTGAATGCGATCTCCGACACTGGGCCCGCTCCTCCCGCCCCTGCTGCCGCGAGCCGCGACAGGCAGCAAAAGGCCATCACGCGAGCATTCGGCGACAAGTCGGAGGCAATCGGCCCGACCTCTTGA
- a CDS encoding acyl-CoA desaturase, producing MNETIVLPVTDPIVELSSRKGVVYGRLSLGGRIATLLGVTIPLGGLAAAVIIEWGHGFHWVDLGLFIGMYILTTLGITVGFHRLFVHRSFETYLPVKVGLIALGSMALQGAMIHWVGLHRWHHQHSDNPEDVHSPHHQGRGLIGLLRGFWHAHIGWAFYADPPGIDRYVQDLAKSPTLRVASGLFPVWVILGLVIPAVLGGAISGTWTGLWTGMIWGGLVRVLLVHHVTWSVNSVCHLWGQQPYRSADESRDNIVFGILAMGEGWHNTHHAFPTSARHGLRWWQLDMSYWAIRLLALVGLAWNLKVPTKLASEKERRTS from the coding sequence ATGAACGAAACAATCGTGCTGCCCGTTACCGATCCCATAGTTGAGTTGTCATCGCGTAAGGGGGTAGTCTACGGGCGACTCTCTCTCGGCGGCCGTATCGCGACCTTATTGGGCGTCACGATCCCGCTCGGAGGTTTAGCGGCGGCAGTGATTATTGAGTGGGGGCATGGCTTTCATTGGGTCGATCTCGGGCTCTTCATTGGCATGTATATCTTGACGACATTAGGAATCACCGTTGGATTCCACCGCCTGTTCGTCCATCGGTCGTTCGAGACATATCTGCCGGTTAAGGTGGGTCTGATTGCCCTCGGGTCGATGGCCCTCCAAGGGGCGATGATTCATTGGGTCGGACTGCATCGCTGGCACCATCAGCACAGCGACAACCCGGAAGATGTCCACTCCCCTCACCATCAAGGGCGAGGGCTAATCGGACTCCTTCGCGGATTTTGGCACGCCCACATCGGGTGGGCATTTTATGCCGACCCGCCCGGTATCGACCGCTACGTACAAGATCTGGCAAAGAGTCCGACATTGCGGGTAGCGAGCGGCCTTTTCCCCGTGTGGGTGATCCTCGGGCTTGTCATCCCGGCGGTTCTCGGAGGGGCGATTTCGGGCACGTGGACGGGCTTATGGACCGGAATGATTTGGGGCGGATTAGTCCGCGTCTTGCTGGTCCACCACGTCACATGGAGCGTCAACTCCGTGTGTCATTTATGGGGTCAGCAACCGTATCGGAGTGCCGACGAGAGCCGGGACAACATCGTGTTCGGGATACTGGCGATGGGCGAAGGCTGGCATAACACCCACCACGCTTTCCCGACCTCAGCCCGGCACGGACTGCGGTGGTGGCAACTTGACATGAGTTATTGGGCCATCCGGCTATTAGCTCTGGTCGGTCTCGCTTGGAACTTAAAAGTTCCCACAAAGCTAGCCAGCGAAAAGGAGCGGCGAACGTCCTGA
- a CDS encoding response regulator has protein sequence MTKNPTAPLSVLVVDDHADTVATLATLVSSWRYPCRTASCGEEALSVVEEVSPDVVFLDLHMPGMNGWELARRLRNRAKPPLLVAITGADREADHQRSKEVGIHLHLVKPADPEILRRMLERFERVVSKC, from the coding sequence ATGACTAAGAATCCCACAGCCCCACTGTCCGTCCTCGTCGTTGACGACCACGCTGACACCGTCGCGACACTCGCGACACTCGTTTCCTCTTGGCGATACCCTTGCCGGACTGCGTCATGCGGCGAGGAAGCGTTGTCTGTGGTCGAGGAAGTGTCCCCGGACGTGGTCTTTCTCGATCTGCACATGCCGGGGATGAACGGCTGGGAGTTGGCCCGACGGCTACGAAACCGGGCCAAACCGCCTCTCTTGGTCGCGATCACGGGGGCGGACCGCGAGGCAGATCACCAGCGATCGAAAGAGGTGGGCATTCACTTGCACTTGGTCAAACCAGCCGATCCGGAAATTCTCCGCCGCATGCTCGAACGCTTCGAGAGGGTGGTCTCGAAGTGTTGA